One genomic segment of Gossypium arboreum isolate Shixiya-1 chromosome 3, ASM2569848v2, whole genome shotgun sequence includes these proteins:
- the LOC108474860 gene encoding uncharacterized protein LOC108474860: MAFKSFPKLSILAVVVTLLLSHHLYEVSAATGGRMGGSSFSSESPPSHRNDDDYHHYDHHDLHHRHHHHYHHSQPGFPRSVDQESGPASAAVSYLILTIFMGVASVIVYSSTVQNRTSILQVQVGLSAKARSLQKELTEIASTTDTSTAKGWNIILEETVSSLLHHPHCYLHGYSSVTHHWTIGSAEQQFQRLSKEERLKFDVETLVNVNNIKRQRAVVLNGDKGDKDRIVVTVLVAAQGAHKLPTINTTDNVKEALQYLADISSSKIKGVEVLWSPQDETDSLSVEELLENYPQMRRI, translated from the exons atGGCTTTCAAGAGTTTCCCAAAGCTCTCCATTCTTGCTGTTGTTGTTACCTTACTATTATCCCACCACCTATATGAAGTCTCCGCTGCTACCGGTGGTCGGATGGGTGGCTCTTCTTTCTCTTCAGAGAGCCCGCCATCACACCGTAATGATGATGATTATCATCATTACGATCATCATGATCTTCATCACCGTCACcatcatcattatcatcattCCCAGCCTGGTTTCCCGAGGAGCGTCGATCAAGAGAGTGGACCTGCGTCGGCGGCTGtttcttatttaattttaacCATTTTCATGGGAGTAGCTTCAGTTATTGTATATAGTAGCACCGTGCAAAATCGAACAAGTATTCTTCAAGTTCAG GTTGGCTTGTCTGCGAAAGCCCGTTCATTGCAAAAGGAACTCACCGAAATTGCCTCCACAACGGACACTTCTACTGCAAAGGGCTGGAACATCATATTAGAag AAACTGTATCATCATTGCTTCACCATCCACATTGCTATCTTCATGGCTATTCATCT GTAACTCATCATTGGACTATTGGAAGTGCTGAACAGCAATTTCAACGGCTTTCCAAGGAAGAACGCCTTAAATTTGATGTAGAGACACTGGTAAACGTCAACAACATTAAAAGGCAAAGAGCAGTTGTTCTGAATGGCGACAAAGGTGACAAGGACCGGATAGTG GTAACAGTTCTGGTGGCAGctcaaggtgcacacaaactgcCTACTATCAACACCACCGACAATGTGAAGGAAGCCTTGCAATATTTGGCAGATATCAGCTCTAGCAAAATTAAG GGTGTAGAGGTGCTATGGAGCCCACAAGATGAAACTGATTCATTGTCGGTTGAAGAATTACTTGAAAATTACCCACAGATGAGGAGAATATGA
- the LOC108475329 gene encoding LOW QUALITY PROTEIN: callose synthase 12-like (The sequence of the model RefSeq protein was modified relative to this genomic sequence to represent the inferred CDS: inserted 3 bases in 2 codons; substituted 1 base at 1 genomic stop codon), translating to MSRPCNRLSLEGEGYNIIPVHNLDANHPCVRYPEVRAVLLSLRALGNLSEPPYHTWHPSSMDLLDWLGLFFGFQRDNVKNQREHLVLHLANAHMRLSRPPVDNNGTFQAIVLREFRRKLLENYTNWCSYLGKASNVDSLESDTRRELLYVGLYLLIWGESANLRFMPECICYIFHHMAMELNRILEHYIDEETGRPWIPSISGENAFLNRVVKPIYDTIKAEVAKTNXGTAPHDRWRNYDDFNEYFWSKSCFHTLNWPLDFNSKFTSERKTGFVERRTFWNVYRSFDRLWVMLFLFLHVMVILAWEGKKYPWLALDNKDVKVRVLSLFITWSGMRLFHALLEPAMEFSRVSRQTSRLVLGKVLRILVAAAWTGAFVFCYTRIWEQRNHDKHRSNEANQRVTFFLGLAFLYGLPELVELVLLFLPRIWLNSKVFDPLSWWFHGDCYIGQGLREGVVDRIKYVLFWVVVLGTKFIFSYFFQIKPMINTTKQLXDSTIAEHEWDWQAIFSVSNKFIIGLLWLPVVFVYLADTQIWYSIYSPFVGAAMGLLQMLGEIRNIEQLRWRFRFFATAIQFNLMPQEEIKISGGSLREKLCEAFHQLKVRCGLQLPFKMVELESNQVKANKFALIWNEIVTTFREEDIISDQEVELLQLPPNSWEIRIIRWPCFLLGNELLRALDLATDLYDAPDNWLWYKICKNEYRRCAVIETYDCVKYLMLHKLIKSSTDEHSILEVLFQEIDHSIEIKKFTKTFRMIALRQIHSKLIKLVELLLEPNNNMNEIATAMQSLYAVVVSYLFKAKMTMDQLRKDGLAPKSRTAMAELLFKNAIEFPDPSEEHFYMQIKRLHTIITTRDSMHTVPLNNEARRRLAFFSYSLFMKMPRAPRVEKMIAFSVLTPFNNEHVLYSKEQLKTKNEDGISILYYLQTIYDDERKNFIERMHRERMVTANEIWTTKLRDLRLWASYRGQTFARTVRGMMYFYRALRLLAFLDSSSETNITVTKEEEGIALMKYTYVVSCQKYWEYKAIGDPRAEEIIDHLKHNEALRMAHVDQVSTGSDEKEYYSVLLKYDRQLQREVEIYRIKLPGPMNIGEGKPENQNHGIVFTRGDAVQTIDMNQDNYFEEALKIRNLLEEFKHHHGIHRPTILGVREHIFSGSVSSVAWFMSAQETSFVTLFQRLFANLLKIRMHYGHPDVFDRFWFMTRGGLSKASKVINISEDIFAGFNCTLRGGSITHHEYIQVGKGRDLGLNQISAFEAKIACGNGEQFLSRDVYRLGQRLDFFRMLSFFHTTIGYFFNTTVIILSVYGFLWGQLYLALSGVENSVLGYNNNSRKALSAVINQDLIIQFGLFMTLPAIFESSVENGFLEAIWEFLVMQLQLSTVFYTFSMGTRAHFFGRTVLHGGAKYRQTGRNFVVRHTSFAENYRLYARSHFIXAIEFGFILMVYATCTPSAKVTFFYIDMSVTCWLLVLSWIFAPFLFNPLGFDWLKTVYDFEEFMNWIWCRNGVFAKATQSWERWWNEEQDHLVTTSLWGQLLEIVLNLRFFFFQYGIVYHLGISGQSRSVFVYLWSLIFIFAAFGIYLTMSYVRNNYGAKKHIYVRLAEFLLMVLGILLVIALRQFTAFRYVDIFISLLAFIPTGWGLLSIAQVFRPLLRRTRLWDSVVSLARYYEIMFGVIVMGPVAVLSWMPGFQSMQTRILFNEAFSKGLQMFKIITEKIHLKDV from the exons ATGTCCCGACCCTGTAACCGGCTTTCACTAGAAGGCGAAGGGTACAACATAATCCCTGTTCACAATCTCGATGCCAATCATCCCTGCGTTCGGTACCCTGAAGTACGCGCTGTCTTATTATCTTTACGCGCCTTGGGTAACCTCAGCGAGCCACCATACCACACATGGCATCCTTCTTCCATGGACCTCCTCGATTGGTTGGGACTATTCTTTGGTTTCCAACGCGATAACGTAAAGAACCAAAGGGAACACCTTGTTCTCCACTTGGCTAATGCCCATATGCGCCTCTCTCGGCCACCGGTTGACAACAATGGAACCTTCCAAGCCATAGTCCTCCGCGAATTCCGGCGTAAGCTACTCGAAAACTACACTAACTGGTGTTCTTACCTGGGGAAGGCATCCAACGTGGACAGCTTGGAGTCTGATACTCGTAGAGAGTTGCTTTACGTTGGACTGTATTTATTGATATGGGGAGAATCCGCGAATTTGAGGTTCATGCCCGAATGCATCTGCTACATTTTTCATCACATGGCCATGGAACTGAACAGAATCCTAGAACATTACATTGATGAAGAAACGGGACGGCCATGGATACCATCGATATCTGGGGAAAACGCGTTTCTAAACCGCGTTGTAAAGCCAATATATGATACGATCAAGGCCGAGGTGGCGAAAACAA ATGGAACCGCCCCGCATGATAGGTGGAGGAACTATGATGATTTCAATGAGTACTTTTGGAGCAAGAGTTGTTTTCATACTCTCAACTGGCCACTTGATTTCAACAGTAAGTTTACAAGTGAAAGGAAAACTGGGTTTGTTGAACGAAGGACGTTTTGGAACGTTTACAGAAGCTTCGACAGGCTATGGGTGATGCTGTTTCTCTTCCTTCACGTAATGGTAATCTTGGCCTGGGAGGGGAAGAAGTATCCATGGCTGGCTTTGGATAACAAGGATGTTAAGGTTCGAGTTTTATCATTGTTCATCACTTGGAGTGGAATGAGGCTTTTCCATGCTTTACTTGAACCAGCTATGGAGTTTAGTCGAGTTTCGAGACAGACGTCGCGACTGGTCCTTGGGAAGGTGCTAAGGATTTTGGTTGCTGCAGCATGGACTGGCGCATTTGTGTTTTGTTACACAAGGATTTGGGAGCAAAGGAACCACGACAAGCATCGGTCTAATGAGGCTAACCAAAGGGTAACATTTTTTCTAGGGCTTGCATTTCTTTATGGGTTACCTGAACTGGTGGAATTGGTGTTATTATTCCTTCCTCGTATTTGGCTGAATTCGAAAGTATTTGACCCGCTATCATGGTGGTTCCATGGTGACTGTTACATCGGTCAAGGATTGAGGGAAGGGGTAGTTGATAGAATCAAGTATGTCCTATTTTGGGTTGTGGTGTTAGGTACAAAATTTATCTTCAGTTACTTCTTCCAGATCAAGCCCATGATTAACACAACAAAACAATTGTAGGATTCAACAATTGCAGAGCATGAGTGGGACTGGCAAGCCATCTTTAGTGTCAGCAACAAGTTCATCATTGGATTGTTGTGGTTGCCGGTGGTGTTTGTTTACTTGGCTGATACTCAGATTTGGTACTCAATCTATTCTCCCTTTGTGGGGGCTGCCATGGGGTTGCTGCaaatgttgggtgaaattcgaaACATCGAGCAGCTGAGATGGAGGTTTCGGTTTTTTGCCACtgccattcaattcaatttgatgcCACAAGAGGAAATAAAGATCTCTGGTGGATCGTTAAGGGAAAAACTGTGTGAAGCCTTTCATCAGCTGAAGGTGAGATGTGGGCTGCAACTGCCTTTCAAAATGGTTGAACTCGAATCGAACCAGGTTAAGGCTAACAAGTTTGCTTTGATATGGAATGAAATAGTTACCACTTTTAGGGAAGAAGATATCATATCTGATCAAGAGGTTGAGCTACTACAGTTGCCTCCGAATTCATGGGAAATCAGGATCATTCGTTGGCCATGTTTTCTTTTGGGGAATGAGTTGCTACGCGCTCTTGATCTGGCTACGGACTTATATGATGCGCCGGATAACTGGCTCTGGTATAAAATATGCAAGAATGAGTATAGGCGTTGTGCTGTGATTGAAACATATGATTGTGTCAAGTACTTGATGCTTCATAAACTAATCAAAAGCAGTACCGATGAGCATTCCATTCTCGAAGTCTTGTTTCAGGAAATCGATCATTCTATCGAGATCAAGAAGTTCACTAAGACATTTAGAATGATTGCACTGCGTCAAATCCATTCCAAGTTGATAAAACTTGTTGAGCTGTTGCTTGAACCAAACAATAATATGAATGAGATTGCTACTGCTATGCAGTCACTTTATGCAGTTGTTGTTTCTTACCTTTTCAAAGCAAAGATGACTATGGACCAGTTGAGGAAAGATGGATTGGCTCCCAAGAGTCGAACCGCCATGGCTGAATTGCTATTCAAGAATGCGATTGAGTTTCCGGATCCGAGTGAGGAGCACTTCTATATGCAGATTAAGCGCTTGCATACAATTATTACCACCAGGGACTCGATGCATACTGTTCCCCTTAATAACGAGGCAAGGCGTCGACTTGCTTTCTTTAGTTACTCACTCTTTATGAAAATGCCTCGAGCTCCTCGAGTGGAGAAGATGATAGCTTTCAGTGTCCTTACCCCTTTCAACAATGAACATGTGTTGTACAGCAAAGAACAACTAAAAACTAAGAACGAGGATGGGATTTCCATCCTGTATTATTTGCAGACCATTTATGATGATGAGAGGAAGAACTTTATCGAAAGAATGCATCGAGAAAGAATGGTGACAGCTAATGAAATATGGACAACCAAGTTAAGAGATTTAAGGCTTTGGGCATCTTATAGAGGCCAGACATTTGCACGCACAGTCAGAGGCATGATGTACTTTTATCGAGCTCTACGGCTGCTAGCTTTTCTCGATTCTTCATCGGAGACGAATATTACCGTAACAAAAGAGGAAGAAGGTATTGCTTTGATGAAGTATACCTATGTTGTTTCATGTCAGAAGTATTGGGAATATAAGGCCATAGGGGACCCTCGTGCTGAGGAAATCATTGATCATTTGAAACACAATGAAGCCCTTCGGATGGCCCATGTTGATCAGGTTTCAACAGGGAGTGACGAGAAGGAATATTACTCGGTTCTCCTTAAGTACGACCGGCAATTACAACGGGAGGTGGAGATATATCGAATCAAGTTGCCTGGTCCAATGAACATTGGAGAAGGCAAACCAGAGAATCAAAACCATGGCATTGTCTTCACTCGTGGTGATGCAGTTCAAACTATTGATATGAACCAAGACAACTATTTCGAGGAAGCACTAAAAATCCGTAACCTGTTGGAAGAATTCAAGCACCATCATGGAATCCATAGACCAACTATCTTGGGAGTTAGAGAACATATTTTCAGTGGCTCTGTTTCGTCAGTTGCTTGGTTTATGTCAGCACAGGAAACGAGTTTTGTTACCTTATTTCAACGTCTCTTCGCGAATCTGCTGAAAATCCGAATGCATTACGGCCATCCTGATGTGTTTGATAGGTTTTGGTTCATGACTCGTGGCGGCCTTAGTAAAGCCTCCAAAGTGATTAATATCAGTGAGGACATTTTTGCCGGCTTCAACTGTACTTTGCGAGGGGGCAGTATCACACACCATGAATACATTCAAGTGGGTAAAGGACGAGACCTTGGGTTGAATCAAATATCAGCTTTTGAAGCTAAGATAGCTTGTGGGAATGGTGAACAATTCCTCAGCAGAGATGTTTACAGGTTGGGTCAAAGACTTGATTTTTTCAGGATGTTATCATTCTTTCACACGACAATTGGATATTTCTTCAATACAACAGTGATCATCCTTTCTGTCTATGGATTCCTATGGGGTCAACTTTATCTGGCTCTCAGTGGTGTCGAGAATTCCGTTCTAGGGTACAATAACAATAGCAGGAAAGCACTGAGCGCTGTTATCAATCAAGACCTCATCATCCAGTTTGGTCTCTTTATGACACTTCCAGCAATATTCGAGAGCTCCGTCGAAAACGGTTTCCTTGAAGCCATTTGGGAATTCTTGGTTATGCAGCTCCAGCTTTCAACTGTTTTCTACACGTTCTCAATGGGAACACGTGCACATTTCTTTGGTCGGACTGTCCTTCATGGAGGTGCAAAGTATCGACAAACCGGGCGTAATTTCGTCGTACGACACACAAGTTTCGCAGAGAATTACAGATTGTATGCACGCAGCCATTTCAT AGCCATTGAGTTTGGATTTATTCTCATGGTTTATGCAACATGCACCCCATCAGCCAAGGTCACATTTTTTTACATAGACATGTCAGTCACATGTTGGCTCCTAGTTCTCTCATGGATATTTGCTCCTTTCCTATTCAATCCTTTGGGTTTTGATTGGCTCAAGACCGTGTATGACTTCGAGGAGTTCATGAACTGGATTTGGTGCCGCAACGGAGTATTTGCAAAGGCTACACAAAGCTGGGAACGTTGGTGGAACGAGGAGCAGGACCATTTAGTCACAACCAGCCTATGGGGACAGCTACTGGAAATCGTTTTGAACCTACGGTTCTTCTTCTTCCAATATGGAATTGTATACCATCTGGGAATATCAGGCCAAAGTAGGAGTGTTTTCGTTTACTTGTGGTCTTTGATCTTCATATTCGCAGCATTCGGAATCTATCTAACGATGTCGTATGTTCGAAACAACTACGGGGCAAAAAAGCATATATATGTTCGGCTGGCTGAATTCCTTTTGATGGTACTTGGTATACTTCTTGTTATTGCTCTGAGACAGTTCACAGCCTTCAGATATGTTGATATTTTCATCAGTCTATTGGCTTTTATTCCCACTGGTTGGGGACTTTTATCCATAGCTCAGGTATTTCGACCCCTTCTTCGGCGTACCAGACTGTGGGACTCTGTGGTTTCCTTGGCTCGATACTATGAGATAATGTTTGGAGTCATAGTGATGGGTCCAGTGGCAGTTTTATCATGGATGCCTGGATTCCAATCAATGCAAACAAGGATTCTATTTAATGAAGCATTTAGCAAAGGCCTGCAAATGTTCAAGATTATTACAGAGAAAATACACCTAAAGGATGTCTAA